From Ancylobacter pratisalsi, one genomic window encodes:
- a CDS encoding thiamine phosphate synthase — translation MSRSRPEPQRPAPRLYLLVPATGDAEEIARLTDAVGRAGGEVDIAAVLLRADPSPAADANGDVLSERLRPLVAACHAIDAACLIEGNTALAGALEADGAHLDGLAALRAALPVLRPHGIAGMGGIRSKHDAMSAGEAGADYVMFGEPDLSGRRPAFDTTLERTDWWAQLFEPPCVAYAGTLEEVSTLVAAGADFIAVDTLVLDDPVAGARAIAARLGGEMAAG, via the coding sequence ATGTCTCGATCCCGCCCCGAACCTCAACGCCCCGCGCCCCGCCTCTATCTGCTCGTGCCTGCTACAGGCGACGCAGAGGAAATCGCGCGGCTGACCGATGCCGTCGGCCGCGCCGGAGGCGAGGTGGATATCGCTGCCGTGCTGCTGCGCGCGGATCCATCCCCCGCTGCCGACGCGAACGGGGACGTGCTCTCCGAGCGCCTGCGCCCGCTCGTCGCGGCGTGCCATGCCATTGACGCGGCCTGCCTCATTGAGGGCAACACCGCGCTGGCCGGCGCGCTTGAAGCCGATGGCGCCCATCTCGACGGGCTGGCCGCGCTTCGGGCGGCGCTCCCTGTCCTCCGCCCGCACGGCATCGCCGGCATGGGCGGCATCCGCAGCAAGCACGACGCGATGAGCGCGGGCGAGGCCGGTGCGGACTATGTGATGTTCGGCGAACCGGACCTCAGCGGGCGACGCCCCGCTTTTGACACCACGCTGGAGCGCACCGACTGGTGGGCGCAGCTCTTCGAACCGCCTTGCGTGGCCTATGCCGGCACGCTGGAGGAGGTCTCCACGCTGGTCGCGGCCGGCGCGGACTTCATCGCCGTCGATACCCTCGTGCTCGACGATCCCGTTGCAGGCGCACGCGCGATAGCGGCCCGTCTCGGCGGCGAGATGGCAGCCGGCTGA
- a CDS encoding tetratricopeptide repeat protein, giving the protein MAMPHRRPGRLPFQGTPAALVLLILIGGWMPAAYAQAPGVEPLGPSTGATPTKAPASITLTPSGKRGPAPTPDPAYAAYQRGHFRTALDLAVKRANTTGDPVAMVLAGELLSIGYGVPQDPAAARAWFEAAAAKGNSDALFTLGAWKMEQPSTQRKDEAVALFRQSAEKGNSAAAYNLGLVYLQGLVAPKEPALAAEWFRRAANLDQVDAIYALATLYRDGNGVPQDRLETSRLLYRASELGNVVATTELAIMVFNGDGVPKDEERAAALFRKAALAGNAIAQNRYARILSAGRGVPQDKVAAATWHMMAKAQKLDDPMLDKLVASLTPEERTEAESRAKLWLSPP; this is encoded by the coding sequence ATGGCGATGCCGCACCGCAGACCCGGAAGGCTGCCGTTCCAAGGCACGCCGGCCGCTCTCGTGCTCCTGATCCTGATCGGCGGCTGGATGCCTGCTGCATACGCACAGGCGCCCGGCGTCGAGCCTCTTGGCCCCAGCACCGGCGCGACGCCGACCAAGGCCCCCGCCTCGATTACGCTGACGCCAAGCGGCAAGCGCGGCCCCGCGCCCACGCCCGACCCCGCCTACGCCGCCTATCAGCGCGGCCACTTCCGGACCGCCCTCGATCTCGCCGTCAAGCGCGCCAACACCACGGGCGACCCGGTGGCCATGGTGCTGGCCGGCGAGTTGCTCTCGATCGGCTATGGCGTGCCTCAGGATCCGGCCGCCGCGCGCGCCTGGTTCGAGGCCGCCGCCGCCAAGGGCAATTCCGATGCGCTGTTCACGCTCGGCGCGTGGAAGATGGAACAGCCCTCCACCCAGCGGAAGGACGAGGCGGTCGCCCTGTTTCGCCAGTCGGCGGAAAAGGGCAACTCGGCGGCGGCCTATAATCTTGGTCTGGTCTATCTTCAGGGCCTCGTGGCACCGAAGGAACCCGCCCTCGCCGCCGAGTGGTTCCGCCGTGCCGCGAATCTGGACCAGGTGGACGCGATCTACGCGCTGGCGACGCTCTATCGGGACGGCAACGGCGTTCCCCAGGACCGGCTCGAAACCTCGCGCCTGCTGTATCGCGCTTCCGAGCTTGGCAATGTGGTGGCCACCACCGAACTCGCCATCATGGTGTTCAACGGCGACGGCGTCCCCAAGGACGAGGAGCGCGCCGCCGCGCTGTTCCGCAAGGCCGCGCTCGCGGGCAACGCGATCGCCCAGAACCGCTACGCCCGCATCCTGTCCGCCGGGCGCGGCGTGCCGCAGGACAAGGTTGCGGCCGCGACCTGGCACATGATGGCCAAGGCCCAGAAGCTTGACGATCCGATGCTCGACAAGCTGGTCGCCTCGCTCACGCCCGAGGAGCGCACCGAGGCGGAAAGCCGTGCAAAGCTGTGGCTGTCGCCACCGTGA
- a CDS encoding EAL domain-containing protein, giving the protein MALFALLLAFLLPATPGFALDAVAVRLEALVVDLAPAIERHTSETDRIQISTVPGADGIVRRIEVRSVVPGPDGSKWAVFALANNTDEQVDRLIVAPHYRMVGSGVFWPDLGNRRIVNITASQGFRPERQNDPDADVFLITLDPGTTVTLVAELGDADLPQLYLWEPEAYKDKVNSFTLYNGIVIGIAGLLALFLTILFVVKGSAMFPAAAALAWAVLGYIGLDFGFWSKVFGISPLAQQFWRAAGEAILAATLVVFLFAYLNLNRWHVRYGHIAAGWLVFLAALVGLALIDPSAAAGIARPSLLVISFMGFGVVMWLALHRYDRAVLIIPTLFLLVVWVITAGMAVSGHIGNDLVAPALLGGLVLIVMLIGFTVMQHAFAGIGSVAGSAQELERRALAVAGSGNIVWDWDVDTDRIHVSPEAELLLGLKHGTLETEAAGWLDIIHPGDRDRFRATLDGLLDQRRGRIDQDFRLRAHDGHYLWFNLRARPVVGTDGEVVRCIGTLSDVTESRTAEERMLYDAVHDNLTGLPNRELFLDRLTSANGFSRADDTLRPTIMLIDLDRFKQVNASLGMPAGDSILLTVARRLMRLTKQQDTLARLGSDHFALILLSERDPERITAFADTLRRTLRAPITFGDREIFITASIGLVLADGQKRSPNEMLKDAELAMYFAKRVGGDRIEVFRPSMRTHKLDRLTMEEDLRQALERGEISVVYQPVVDLATRAVSGFEAMTRWQHPTLGTLGPDDFLSVAEDSGLVVDLGLFLLDSAARQLGGWQRSSRSEPIFVSVNISSRQMLRHDLLQDIKAVLARNVVAPGTLKLELAESLAMENPEYAAQILSRMRELGAGLSLDDFGTGYSSLAYLQRFPFDTIKVDRTFMKALGRNGNKAQRPIILRTIINMAHDLGMDIVAEGIETEQAAAALGKLGCRYGQGRLFGEPVSAEEARKLINADAAPPSLIERGRQLSRAAARGVTRAAPRTAPQEGEADKNGDAQTSAGAPAAGQAAAAPPKAKPPRPPADKPAEPAARTNADAEEPAASGSASMPPASPVMAPSKPAS; this is encoded by the coding sequence ATGGCACTGTTTGCCCTCCTCCTCGCCTTCCTGCTGCCCGCAACACCGGGATTTGCGCTGGACGCGGTGGCGGTTCGGCTTGAGGCGCTGGTGGTGGATCTCGCGCCGGCGATCGAGCGCCACACCAGCGAGACCGACCGCATCCAGATATCCACCGTTCCGGGGGCCGACGGCATCGTGCGGCGGATCGAGGTGCGCTCGGTCGTGCCAGGGCCCGACGGCAGCAAATGGGCGGTGTTCGCCCTCGCCAACAACACCGACGAGCAGGTCGACCGCCTCATCGTCGCGCCGCATTACCGCATGGTGGGTTCTGGCGTGTTCTGGCCGGACCTCGGAAACCGGCGCATCGTCAACATCACCGCCAGCCAGGGCTTCCGCCCGGAACGCCAGAACGATCCGGACGCGGACGTGTTTCTCATCACGCTGGACCCCGGCACCACAGTGACGCTGGTTGCCGAGCTTGGCGATGCGGACCTGCCCCAGCTCTATCTTTGGGAACCGGAAGCCTACAAGGACAAGGTCAACTCCTTCACCCTTTACAACGGCATCGTCATCGGCATCGCCGGACTGCTGGCGCTCTTCCTCACCATCCTGTTCGTGGTGAAGGGCAGCGCCATGTTCCCGGCGGCGGCCGCCCTCGCCTGGGCGGTGCTCGGCTATATCGGCCTGGATTTCGGCTTCTGGTCGAAGGTGTTCGGCATATCGCCGCTGGCCCAGCAATTCTGGCGGGCGGCGGGCGAGGCGATTCTGGCGGCGACGCTGGTGGTGTTCCTGTTCGCCTATCTCAACCTGAACCGATGGCATGTGCGCTACGGGCACATTGCCGCCGGCTGGCTGGTGTTCCTCGCCGCCCTCGTCGGCCTCGCCCTGATCGACCCCTCGGCCGCCGCCGGCATCGCGCGCCCCTCGCTGCTGGTGATCTCGTTCATGGGCTTTGGCGTGGTGATGTGGCTCGCGCTGCATCGTTATGACCGCGCAGTGCTGATCATCCCGACCCTGTTCCTTCTGGTGGTGTGGGTCATCACGGCGGGAATGGCGGTCTCCGGCCATATCGGCAACGACCTCGTCGCCCCTGCTCTTCTCGGCGGTCTGGTCCTCATCGTCATGCTGATCGGCTTCACCGTCATGCAGCACGCCTTCGCCGGCATCGGCTCGGTGGCGGGCAGCGCGCAGGAGCTGGAGCGCCGCGCGCTCGCGGTGGCGGGCTCGGGCAACATCGTATGGGACTGGGACGTCGACACCGACCGCATCCATGTCAGCCCCGAAGCCGAGCTGCTTCTGGGCCTCAAGCATGGAACGCTGGAGACCGAGGCCGCCGGGTGGCTGGACATCATCCATCCCGGCGATCGAGACCGCTTTCGCGCCACGCTGGACGGGCTTCTGGACCAGCGCCGCGGGCGCATCGACCAGGATTTTCGCCTGCGCGCCCATGACGGGCACTATCTGTGGTTCAACCTGCGCGCCCGACCCGTGGTGGGCACGGATGGCGAGGTGGTGCGCTGCATCGGCACGCTGTCAGACGTCACGGAGAGCCGTACCGCCGAAGAGCGCATGCTCTATGACGCGGTGCACGACAACCTGACCGGCCTGCCCAACCGCGAACTCTTCCTCGACCGCCTGACCTCGGCCAACGGTTTTTCCCGCGCGGACGATACCCTGCGGCCGACGATCATGCTGATCGACCTCGATCGCTTCAAGCAGGTGAACGCCAGCCTTGGCATGCCGGCCGGCGACTCCATCCTGCTCACCGTGGCCCGGCGTCTGATGCGGCTGACCAAGCAGCAGGATACGCTGGCACGACTGGGTAGCGACCATTTCGCCCTGATCCTGCTCTCCGAGCGCGACCCGGAGCGAATCACCGCCTTCGCCGACACATTGCGCCGTACGCTGCGCGCGCCGATCACCTTCGGCGACCGGGAGATCTTCATCACTGCCTCGATCGGCCTTGTCCTCGCCGACGGGCAGAAGCGCTCGCCCAACGAAATGCTGAAGGATGCCGAGCTGGCGATGTACTTTGCCAAGCGCGTGGGCGGCGACCGCATTGAGGTGTTCCGGCCCAGCATGCGCACCCACAAGCTCGACCGGCTGACCATGGAAGAGGACCTGCGCCAGGCGCTGGAGCGCGGCGAAATCAGCGTCGTCTACCAACCGGTCGTGGATCTGGCGACCCGTGCCGTCTCCGGCTTCGAGGCCATGACGCGCTGGCAGCATCCCACATTGGGCACGCTCGGCCCCGACGACTTCCTTTCCGTCGCCGAAGATAGCGGGCTGGTTGTCGATCTCGGCCTCTTCCTGCTGGACAGCGCGGCGCGCCAGCTGGGCGGCTGGCAGCGCTCATCGCGCAGCGAGCCGATCTTCGTGTCGGTCAACATCTCCTCGCGCCAGATGCTTCGCCACGACCTGCTGCAGGACATCAAGGCCGTGCTCGCCCGCAACGTCGTCGCGCCCGGCACGCTGAAACTGGAACTCGCCGAATCGCTGGCGATGGAGAATCCGGAATACGCGGCCCAGATCCTGTCGCGGATGCGCGAGCTTGGCGCCGGCCTGTCGCTGGACGATTTCGGCACCGGCTATTCCTCGCTGGCCTATCTGCAGCGCTTTCCTTTCGACACCATCAAGGTCGACCGCACCTTCATGAAAGCGCTGGGTCGCAATGGGAACAAGGCGCAGCGCCCCATCATCCTTCGGACCATCATCAACATGGCCCATGATCTGGGCATGGACATCGTCGCCGAAGGCATCGAGACCGAGCAGGCCGCGGCCGCGCTTGGCAAACTGGGCTGCCGCTATGGCCAAGGCCGGCTGTTCGGCGAGCCGGTGAGCGCAGAGGAAGCGCGCAAGCTGATCAACGCCGACGCGGCTCCCCCCTCGCTGATCGAGCGCGGGCGCCAGCTCTCGCGTGCGGCCGCCCGCGGGGTGACGCGCGCCGCACCGCGCACCGCGCCGCAGGAGGGCGAGGCAGACAAGAACGGCGACGCGCAGACCAGCGCCGGCGCGCCGGCTGCCGGTCAGGCTGCGGCGGCCCCGCCGAAGGCCAAGCCCCCACGTCCGCCTGCCGACAAGCCAGCTGAACCCGCCGCACGGACGAACGCCGACGCCGAAGAGCCGGCCGCCAGCGGATCGGCATCGATGCCGCCGGCCAGCCCTGTCATGGCGCCGTCCAAGCCGGCGTCCTGA
- a CDS encoding YqgE/AlgH family protein, with product MWMGRGSDEGSAGDTPGTFLDGQMLVAMPGMRDERFARAVIYVCAHSPEGAMGIIVNQPASHIKFTDLLVQLDVIPQDERIHLPSGAGGVTVLRGGPVETGRGFVLHSADFFIQDSTLPIDDGICLTATLDILKAIAAGGGPASAVLALGYAGWAPGQLENEIQQNGWLHCPADSSLVFGTDTDAKYDHALRKIGIDPGMLSSESGHA from the coding sequence ATGTGGATGGGACGAGGAAGTGATGAAGGTTCTGCTGGCGATACGCCCGGAACCTTTCTTGACGGGCAGATGCTCGTCGCCATGCCCGGCATGCGCGACGAGCGTTTTGCCCGGGCTGTCATCTATGTGTGTGCCCACTCGCCCGAGGGAGCGATGGGCATCATCGTCAACCAGCCGGCGAGCCATATCAAATTCACTGATCTTCTGGTGCAGCTTGACGTCATTCCGCAGGACGAGCGGATTCACTTGCCGAGCGGCGCCGGCGGCGTGACGGTGCTGCGCGGCGGACCGGTGGAGACCGGACGCGGCTTCGTGCTGCACAGCGCCGATTTTTTCATCCAGGATTCGACGCTGCCGATTGATGACGGCATATGTCTGACGGCGACGCTCGATATTTTGAAGGCGATCGCCGCCGGTGGCGGTCCGGCCAGCGCGGTGCTGGCGCTGGGCTATGCGGGCTGGGCGCCCGGCCAGCTGGAGAATGAGATCCAGCAGAATGGCTGGCTGCACTGCCCGGCGGATAGTTCGCTGGTGTTCGGTACCGATACCGACGCCAAATACGACCATGCGCTGCGCAAGATCGGCATTGATCCGGGAATGCTGTCTTCCGAATCCGGCCACGCCTGA
- a CDS encoding protein-disulfide reductase DsbD domain-containing protein, whose product MIMHRSLPIIATLLATASFGPLTAGGAQAETASEWSAPSGTAVRLLGGPTENGARTAGVEIRLTPGWKTYWRYPGDSGVPPHFDWSGSENLGAVTIRWPAPVRFDEGGSFSVGYKKDVVIPIEVTPVDASKPVTLQLALDFAVCEKICQPANAAVTLDLPAGDGTASPTLADALAHVPVPTAIRSSGTPAVRKVALEDVNGEPSIRVETAVGDADHADLFVEGPDESWALPLPTRENGADGTTVFVLPVDGVPKGADIARTPLRFTLIDGRRAIEVEAPLSAR is encoded by the coding sequence ATGATCATGCATCGCAGCCTGCCCATTATCGCCACCCTGCTCGCCACCGCCTCGTTCGGGCCGCTCACGGCCGGAGGGGCCCAGGCGGAAACCGCGTCCGAGTGGTCCGCACCAAGCGGCACGGCCGTGCGTCTGCTCGGCGGACCGACGGAAAATGGCGCGCGCACGGCCGGCGTCGAGATTCGCCTTACCCCCGGCTGGAAGACCTATTGGCGCTATCCCGGCGACAGCGGCGTGCCACCCCATTTCGACTGGTCCGGTTCGGAAAATCTGGGTGCGGTAACCATTCGCTGGCCGGCACCGGTCCGCTTCGACGAGGGCGGAAGCTTCTCCGTCGGCTACAAGAAGGACGTCGTGATCCCGATCGAGGTCACGCCGGTCGACGCCTCCAAGCCTGTGACGCTACAGCTCGCCCTCGATTTCGCGGTCTGCGAGAAGATCTGCCAGCCGGCGAACGCCGCCGTGACGCTTGATCTTCCCGCCGGTGATGGCACGGCCTCCCCGACCCTCGCCGATGCGCTCGCCCATGTCCCGGTCCCCACGGCGATCCGTTCTTCCGGGACACCGGCCGTCCGCAAAGTCGCGCTGGAAGACGTGAACGGCGAGCCGTCGATCCGCGTCGAAACCGCGGTCGGAGACGCCGATCACGCCGATCTTTTCGTCGAAGGACCCGACGAAAGCTGGGCCCTGCCCCTCCCCACGCGCGAGAATGGCGCCGATGGCACGACGGTTTTCGTCCTGCCGGTCGATGGCGTGCCGAAGGGCGCGGACATCGCACGCACGCCGCTGCGCTTCACCCTGATCGACGGCCGCCGCGCAATCGAAGTTGAAGCGCCGCTTTCCGCACGCTGA